The stretch of DNA AAGTATTAAATTGACAcactttaagcacaaaaacTATACACCTTAACTTTCAaaagtacaaaattaaaaatgatcaaattgccactgctttttttttttaataagttttcTTCAATCtggattgttgattttgattagaTCAAGGACTGAGATTAAATCCATCTTTTAGGCACctgatcctttatatatatatatatatatatatatatgatgagaaTTAATACATACTGACAAAGATTGAACTTGCGACTGAGAATGGAGAGGCCGTTTGACTGGGAAGCAATTGTGTCAATAATGGACCAGGATTGTTTTATAGTTTGATAACAACTCTCACTAACTTCCTGCAACCAACATTCAGAAAATTCAAGCTTGCAAAAATCAACATATTATATGATAAGACAGAAAGTTTGAATACTTACCCTAAAGTCTTTGGTCACTACGGAATAATATCCATTTTGTGGTGTAATATTATCAAAGTAGAAAATGGGAGCTGATGAAGCTAAGGCACCAAGAGCAATGTGTGGATACTTCAACCGAAACCACGAAGCAAGCACTTCAGGAAATAATACAACACTCAAGCTTTAATTTAATTGCTGCCAAAACCACCAAATTATCTCTAGCAAGGGAAAAAAGGGTAATCTTGTACTTACTTCCTCCGTATGATCCTCCAACAACAATGATGGGAGAATCTTGGGCTGAGTAAgtattctttatatataacaacaGTTCTGCATAATCAGCCAAAGCTTGAGCGGAGTTCAAATAGCCACGAATGGTCTCCTTTCTTAGAGCTTCTTCCATGTTCCCGAATGGTATGGATTCCCCATAGTACCTATGCTACATGATTACCCGATAAAATATGGATCTAAATTTTAATGTgagctcaaactttttaattgaAACTGAACACATTCATTCTTCAATTATAGTATTACCTCTATGTAGACCAGAAGAGCCTTAAAACCAGGGGCATTGTCAGTGAGAAATCCAACGCCTATAGGATCATAGTCAATTGGAGTTTCGGCGCCGAGCCATGCAAAGATAGGGGAGTTGAATTGGGCGCCACCCCAGAACTTAGAGTTGACTATGTATCTCTGTTTGAAGGTGTCATAGCTTTGAGATCTGTAATTGAAGTGATCCAACGTTTGATCGTAATAATAGGTTCTGAAATCAGGAGAAAGAAGGACTTGAGTAGCAGACGAAGAAGAGTCTCGCTGGCGTAGAATTGAGGCGTAGAATGGAGTGAGCCTGGGAATTTTGTGTATGGTTTTAGAAAGGGAAGTTGTTGAGGAGAGAATAAGAAGAAGAGACAGACATTGAATAACAAGTGTTAAGCAATATTCCATGGCAATTCAAGGCTGAGATTCCTAGCTATGCTAGCTTGTAAAATATGATCTCAGCTTCTGCCTGATCtcaaatatttatactaaaactAGCTAGGGGATTGGGCTGGCATGGatttattcttatttcttaCCCCAAGCACCAATCTCACCACATTTCATTAATATACTAAGGGGGTGTGTTTAATTAAGACTTCAATAAATTCTTTAAAGTTTTAaaagatttcattaatatactAA from Ipomoea triloba cultivar NCNSP0323 chromosome 7, ASM357664v1 encodes:
- the LOC116024223 gene encoding lysosomal Pro-X carboxypeptidase-like; its protein translation is MEYCLTLVIQCLSLLLILSSTTSLSKTIHKIPRLTPFYASILRQRDSSSSATQVLLSPDFRTYYYDQTLDHFNYRSQSYDTFKQRYIVNSKFWGGAQFNSPIFAWLGAETPIDYDPIGVGFLTDNAPGFKALLVYIEHRYYGESIPFGNMEEALRKETIRGYLNSAQALADYAELLLYIKNTYSAQDSPIIVVGGSYGGMLASWFRLKYPHIALGALASSAPIFYFDNITPQNGYYSVVTKDFREVSESCYQTIKQSWSIIDTIASQSNGLSILSRKFNLCQDLTSSWELKSYLNSIYAEAAQYDGPPKYPVTEVCGGIDGAPKGADILDRIHAGVVSRRGNQSCYSRLYTGIDISGWRWQTCSEMVIPIGRDSGDTMFYPAPFDLQQFSQYCINLFHVPPRPHWITTYYGGHDIKLALSKFGNNIIFSNGLRDPYSSGGVLENISDTILAVSTRNGSHCLDLLGKRETDPDWLTEQRKTEVEIIQRWITNYYADLQALKK